TGCGGTTGCCGGAGGTGCCGACGGGATGGCCGAGCGAGATCGCGCCGCCATCGACATTCAGTCGCTCGCGATCGATCTCGCCGGCGGCGCCGTCGAGGCCGAGGATCTCGCGGCAGAATTTGTCGTCGTTCCAGGCGGCGAGACAGCCAAGGACCTGCGTCGCAAACGCCTCGTTCAGCTCCCAGGTCTCGACGTCCTTGATGGTGAGGTCGTTGCGCTGAAGCAGCGGCGTTGCCGACATCACCGGGCCGAGCCCCATGATGCTGGGGTCGAGCGCGGCCCAATGGCTGTCGACGATCGCGGCCTTCGGCGTCAGTCCATGCTTTGCCACCGCCGCGTCGGAAGCCAGGATCACCCAGGACGCGCCATCGGTGATCTGCGACGAGTTGCCGGCGGTGACCTGTCCCCAGGGACGCTCGAACACCGGCCGGAGTTTTGCCAGCGTCTCGGCGGTGGAGTCGGGGCGCACGCCGTCATCGTGGTCGAAGAACTTGCCGTCGCGGGAGAACGCTGTCTCGACCTCGCCCTGCAAATAGCCTTCGGCCTGCGCGTGGGCGAGCCGGCGATGGCTCTCGGCGGCATAGGCATCCGACTGGGCGCGGGTGATGCCGAAGAGATGGCCGACGACCTCGGCGGTCTGGCCCATGTTCAACTCGGTAATGGGGTCGGTCAGCCCGCGCTCGAGGCCGATGATCGGCTTGAGATAGCGCGGGCGCAGCTTGAACGCGGCGGCGAGCTTGACGGCCACGCCCTTGGCAGTGGCAAGGCCGGCGAACCAGCGCACGCCGGAATTGGGCCAGACCAGCGGCGCGTGGCTCAAGGCTTCAGTGCCGCCCGCCAAAATCATGTCGGCATGGCCCTCGCGGATGTAGCGGTAGGCGGTGTCGATCGACTGCATGCCCGAGCCGCAATTGATCTGCACCGTGAAGGCGACCATGTCCTCGCCCATGCCGAGCCGGAGCGCGGCAACGCGGGCCGGGTTCATCTCGTCGGCGATGACGTTGGCGCAGCCGAGGATGACCTGGTCGAAATCGTCAGGCGAAAACGGCTGGCGCGCCAGCAGCGGCCGTCCGCACTGCACGGCGAGATCGACCGGCGTGAACGGCCCCGGCCCGGAACGTGCTTTCAGAAACGGCGTCCGGCTGCCGTCGACGATGAAAACCGGTCGTGCCATCAGCTCGCCGCCCTCTGTTCACCGAGTTCCTGGAAGAACT
This is a stretch of genomic DNA from Bradyrhizobium sp. CB2312. It encodes these proteins:
- a CDS encoding acetyl-CoA C-acetyltransferase — its product is MARPVFIVDGSRTPFLKARSGPGPFTPVDLAVQCGRPLLARQPFSPDDFDQVILGCANVIADEMNPARVAALRLGMGEDMVAFTVQINCGSGMQSIDTAYRYIREGHADMILAGGTEALSHAPLVWPNSGVRWFAGLATAKGVAVKLAAAFKLRPRYLKPIIGLERGLTDPITELNMGQTAEVVGHLFGITRAQSDAYAAESHRRLAHAQAEGYLQGEVETAFSRDGKFFDHDDGVRPDSTAETLAKLRPVFERPWGQVTAGNSSQITDGASWVILASDAAVAKHGLTPKAAIVDSHWAALDPSIMGLGPVMSATPLLQRNDLTIKDVETWELNEAFATQVLGCLAAWNDDKFCREILGLDGAAGEIDRERLNVDGGAISLGHPVGTSGNRIVLHLVNAMKRLGTRRGVATECIGGGLGGAMLIEAV